The Polypterus senegalus isolate Bchr_013 chromosome 1, ASM1683550v1, whole genome shotgun sequence genomic sequence GACGGAGCATGGTGGCCACGGCCAAAGCAGCGGCTTTTCTTGGACTTGGACCTCAGAGCCGGACCCATGTCTCCCAGGCATGAGCCGATCCCATAGACTCGTTGCTTTTGCACTTTGCGTTCTCATGTCAGCACTGTGTTTCGGCCTGTCTGCTCTCTATGTTCCGGTGCTGCTACTGAAGGCTCGCAAATTTGCCCTCCTGTGGTCTTTGGGATCTCTGTTTGCCTTGGCTGGCGTCGCGATCCTGAGAGGTCCCAGCACTTTCTTCAGCGCTCCTTCGCCAGGCGCGGCGGTCTACCTCTGTGCTCTCGGTGGCACCCTATACGCGGCACTGGGCCTGCACAGCACGCTGCTCACCGCTTTAGGGGCTGCCGTGCAGGTCGCAGCCATCGTCGCCTACCTCGTCTCTCTGCTACCAGGCGGAAGTGCCGGGATTCGTTTCGCCGGGGGAATGATGGCAACAGTGCTGCGTCGCACTGTGTCCGGGAAGATTCTGCCCGTTTAAAGTGCGCTATGAATTGGATACGACCCGACTGAAGATGGACCTCATGGACTGAACTTCTCGCGGACCAACTTTGTAAACAGGACAACTTGTAAATATACACGTATGCAAATGAAAACGCAAAGAGTAGAGTGGCTTTGTATATACTTCACATTGTATGATTGGTTAAATGcggagaaataataataataaaaaaaaaaccgcAGCTCCGCCGTGTATGAGGTTCCTGGACGTATTGACTACTTAATTTTGTGAACTAAAGTCTAGTCAACTGACCTGGATAGTTCAATACAGCCCCCTCCCCGGCAAAAAATACTTTATTGGGACAGGTCTTGGTCAATATAAATTGGGGAAACTTACAAACGGGGATGTGTTCTGATTGGTCAATACAACCAACTAGAAAAACCCAATGTAGGGAACGCTTTGCTAAAATGTATACTTTGTCCCATGCAACTATTTTTACAGTCTGTGTTCCTGCTATCGAGGAATGAAAAGGGACTGGCGGTTTCTTCATATTTAACAACATCAGATACTTAAAAATGGTCTCATAGTACCATCAGTGTAGAGCTAAATTCTGGTCTCtgattttcatgttcttcctgtgtcatatggatttttaaaaaatccataaaCTCCCTCAACCCTGGTTTAGTCAGATTAACTAGGGTGTAATTATTCCCTGTAATGGTCTAGAATCCTGTCTGTAGTTGGTTTTTCAGTGCTACTCCTCTAACACCTTATTTTAttgaatgtgttttgtttataaaaaagGTGAGGTTTAAGGACCGAGTGAAAGTTATAGAAGGGATGCCAAGATTTGCTAAAATATCAATGTTTTGTTCCTGTACAGCTCACGGACAAGACGTATGTATTACTCTGATGCACATTTATATTCAAATCCCAACTTTACACTAAATTGAAATATGGTAATACAGGTGATCTCGTCCATGACACCCTTTTTTGAAATATTGCAACCCTCTAGATCACACATACTGTCTTGGCACATTGTTTTCTAGTAGATCAtgcttaattaataataattacatttatataacacctttctaacctactcaaatcactttacatagacagtgtgTAGCAATCACTtgaatgatgtgatggcagccattattgtgttGCACCAATAagctcatcacacattagctattaggtggtaaaggggtgagttagttagccaataagggacAGGCAATGACTATGCGCCAGAATGGGCAGGGCTATAGTGGGCAATTTAGGTAGGACATGAGAAAACACCGTACTGTTTTCAAAACATGCTTCAGGTCCTCTATTTTACACCTAATCTGAAACAGGCACTTTTTTTATACCACCCCCCATAACTAAACTGGGACCCATGCACAGATCACACACCCCCGATAGCTTAATTAACATCTCTTCCAGTATCAgctcaagcttttcctagatgctTTCCCACCCTAAGTACTGGCCAGCATTATCTGAAGCACAGATATACTGCCATGTGCTTAAGAATTGCTGCCATTAATTTAAAGTCCACGTTGCATAAATAATTCTCCACAtcaacaaaatctttattttagaGAGCACCGttctaaaacattttataattaccTGTAATAGTACAGTTCTTTACAAGTCTTTTTTACAACTGGAGAACTGGCTGATAGTGATTTGCTCAGGGAAACACAGATAGCCAGAGAAGGGAACTGAGTATAACTTGGGTGTGCTTTGTGTTGCCAGTCACTAAGCCCGTTGAGATTTGAGCAGGTGTTTGTGGGTTAAAAGTTGATAGATAGCCGACGGCCAAGCTTCAATTTCAGGTTTGTTACATGTAAAGATTTGCTAAAAAATAAAGCActtcatgtatgtgtgtgtgtgtgtgtgtatatgtgtatatataaaaattatactgCATGGTACTGTAGGATATGCATGATTCATTCAGAGGTCCTAGTAAAGAAATTAAATTTCTAAACTGACAGAGAAGTGGCAGCCTGCAGTACATCCAGAGGTTTTTGTTCCACAATAACAAATGCTGCAATATTTTTGACCCACCTACTGGCGAGACCATAATTCTTTGTTGTCACTGTTTTGCCCAAGAGCAGAAATTttcaaacaagaaagaaaataaaaatgaaggttcAACATCCCCAAACGTTTACCATTTACATCATTAAGCATGGAGATACAGTTTGAttacattatatacacacacattttcaagTGTACATAGGCCATTTCAGGGTCAGGGTTGGCTAAAACCAATCCCAGCAGAACTGGGCGCATGGTGGGAAAGAAATCTGGATAGGGCACCAGTGCACTGAAGGACACACATATCCACAATCAAACAGAGCAAGTTTAAATGGGCAAATAACCTAATATGCTGACTTTTGAGAATGATggagaaaatgcacaaaaaacacAAGGTCAGAGACCAGACATGGGAATTGAACCCACTACTCTGGATCTGTGAAGTAGCTGTGTCAACCACTGCATAATAGTGTGGCCCTCAGCTCCTTTCATCATGTGTAAATCTTTGTTTACATGAGCCAACCATCAAATGATATGTACCAATAATACACCCCAGTACTAAACATTAGGGGTTATATACAATGGCACACTATTGATACTAAACTAATGCAATCATGTCCTGTAATATGACTCAATTGTTTCAAATTGCCAAAAGATACTGTGTTAAGTCTAAAGTAAGTAGGATCTATTTTCTGAGAAACAGGTAAAATTAACTAAAGCTTACTTAGTTGTAAGGTTACAGTGTAAAAgagttttaatttttcaaaacataccaagATGTTTCACCTGCAACAACTATTGAAACAGTAATCAGGTACATATTAAACTGGACATGGGACAACAGTTTCTTATTGTTACTACACATTATAGTAATAGGGCTTCTGAAATAATCATAACGAATTCTCATGCAGAAGGAAAAATGTACTCACGGCTTGACTCTTCAAACTGGCAGAATCATAAAACACTGTGTGTCTAAGAGTACAACTTACATCACCCTACACACAGTATTTTCATTTACAGTTAGACATGATTGCACATTTTGATGGCTTTCAACCTTCTGTATTCCTTTTCTAGATATTATTCTCATTGCTCTATGTGAACCAGTCACTTGATTAGCATTCACATTTCTTTGTCCATACTGAATGTAACCCTATCTAAGAAACTCCTGGGTTTTGGGAGAGTGCAAGATACTTAACATTTCTCCTTTCACAAGAGGCAGTGAAATTCTGTAGTAGTAACTGGAGTGTAGTCTTAACGTTTCTTAGATATAAAAGTTTCCATTGCATATACAGGCAAGAGGCATATTCAAGGGAATAAACACACAcacgtaaaaaaacaaaatacagtgagtttttgtaaattttgcacaaattctATTTGAAGTttatacaaaaaatgaacaaaacattatGGCAATCTTTTGACAAACTGTACAGAGTGAATATGCCCTTTAGTGCACAGGAGGACGTGTTAAGAATGATTCAGTCATTTATTCTGTTGAGGAGGAGGGGAAAAATTAgaacaaaactaatgaaaaacaaGGAATTCCTTCACATAAAGCAAATCCTCATTGAGTGGATGCAGGTCCATTACCCTAAAATGATGTAAGGGACACTACATAGGGCACTCCCAGGCTCCACATGCTCTCCAGAGTCATAGGAGATGTTCATCTATGGAACAACAGTCTGCTGCATAAACATCAAaagggaggggaaaaaaaaaacttgtctgcctttaaaaaaatgattggGATCCCATTTTTCCCCAAATCCTTTTTTAGACTAAGCAATTGCTTTTCTTTATGCCatgcttttttaaatgtattttccccACTGTAAGAAAAACCAGGCAAGGCAACATAAACCTTTATGCCCTGCACTGAAGGATTGTAGTTCTGAACTTTGCTGGTGCAAGCCTATGTGCTGTTGCACAGATAACCAAGCAATACAGTCATTCTGTTTTTGAATTACACAATACTTCAGCGTTTTAAATTATCAGAATCAATAGCCACTGGCATGTCAGATGATACACGCACATATGGTTGCTGCATTATTGATACAGTTCCACAAGATCAAGAACCCTGTTCTGTAAAGACTGTCTTGGTGAATTGTTGTACTCCTTGCTCTCTTTAGTTTTCTCTATAGAGAAGCTGGCTCAATGCTCTTCACTGTCTTTCAGTATTTGTTCCATATGTTTCATCTGTTTTTGCTTGTAGTGCACCCAGATTTTGCCATCAGCACTAAACAATAGGTGAAGAAAGACTGGAAGTCTTGGCATCCTTTTGTgctggatggattttttttttaaacaaagatgaTGAACAGACATGGTTTGAGTAACACATCTGTCTGCAGCAGAGCTTCTGTCCTCAAAATGTGTTGCTCACATGACTTCCTGAGAGCACTGCTCCAAACCTGGCCAGTCTTCTGAGGACTTGCAGTGCTGCCCTCGCAGAGGTGGAGAAGAAACACTGTCtgcatttccctttattttatcgTCCCCGGCTTCCTCGGGAAGATCCTCTAGATGAGCCCCTGCGTGACTGACTTGAGCTATTTGAACCACCGCCACCACCTCCTCTTCCCCAGGCAGCACCCCTGCCTCCACCCCCACGGGAACTGCCACTGTAGCCATCATCCCGGTGATGATCCTTATCTTGTGAAGCTGACCGACCAGACTTAACATTGCGTTGGGAAGATCCTCGACCTGCAAGACAATCAGAGCTGGGTTTTAAACAGGCATTTAAGGTACAAGTggaaaattataaaagtaaaacatgTGTTCCGATTACTTCCAAAGTGATGCAAGAAATTGTTTTTTACAAAGCTGTAATTTTGACAATCTAATGAAGTCAGAACATAAGAAGGAATGTTTAGGACTTAACAAAATATGCAGCTTTCCATGGCATTAATTCTGAAGTGCCAGCTTCACTTTCTCACAGTGCATCACACTTGTTACAAGGACTTTAAGAAATATTAGGAAAATGATGAGGGGATATAGTCTAGTTTCTGTGAACCCATGCAAAACTTGAATAGAACTAATTCAATGATGAGCATCATTGGCATGAccttatacagtcatatgaaaaagtttgggaagccctcttagcctgcataataatttactctactttcaacaaaaaaagataacagtggtatgtctttcatttcctaggaacatctgagtactaggggtgtattccaaacaaacatttttagtgaagcagtatttagtatgaaattaaatgaaatgtgaaaaactggctatgcAAAAATTTGGATACCCTtgtaattgtgctgatttgaatgcatgcaactgctcaatactgattacttgcatcaccaaattggttggattagctcattaagccttgaacttcattaACAGGTGTCTCCAataatgagaaaatgtatttaaggaggtcaattgcaagttgtgcttccctttgactctcctctgaagagtgacagcatgggatcctcaaagcaactctcaaaagatctgaaaacaaagatttttcagtattgtggtttaggggaaggctacacaaAGCTATCTCAGAAGTttcaactgtcagtttcaactgtaaggaatgtaatcaggaaatggaaggccacaggcacagttgctgttaaacccaggtctggcagaccaagaaaaatacaggagcggcatatgcgcaggattgtgagaatggttacagacaacccacagatcacttccaaagacatgcaagaacatcttgctgcagatggtgtatctgtacattgttctataatgcagcacaatttgcacaaagaacatctgagcAGGGTGAGGAGAAAGAAGCTTTTTCTGTACTCACAACACAAACACTTGTGTCACTTCTTGTATTGCAAATACCACTTAAACCctggtactccattttaaacaaattaaattctttcaccaggatagatttacatgatttatataaaataatttctcatctgagaccctccacctgcatcctcgaaccaataccaacaagtatgcagacagaggccatttatcgcttctcatcctcttagatctgagtgccacatttgataccattgatcacaatattcttagaaatcgccttagtcaatggatgggccatactggcagtgtcttaaattggtttgaatcctacctggcaggtagaaaattctttgtaagttgtggtaattatacttcaaagacacatgatattctataaggtgttccacaaggctctatcctgggtccgctgctcttttcgatttacatgcttccgttaggtcagattatctcggggcataacgtgagctaccatagctatgctgatgacacacaactatacttatcaatagcgcctgtcgaccccgactctcttgattcactgacacaatgtcttactggtgtTTCTGAATGGTTGAGTagaaattttctcaaactaaataaagagaaaacagaaattttagtgattgttaataatggatataatgaggttattaggaATAAACGTGATGCATTAGGATTGaaagtcaaaacggaggtaaGGAATTTACGGggaactattgactctgacctgaattttaaatcacacattaatcaaattactaggacagcatttttcaacttaagaaatatagcagaagtaagaccccttataacattgcaagatgctgagaaattaatccacgcttttgttttcagtcaactagattactataacgctctcctctcaggactacccaaaaaagacataaatcgattgcaactagtgcagaatgcagctgctagaatcttaactaggaaaagaaaatccgagcacatctctccagttttgatgtcactgtattgtttacctgtgtcatttagaattgactttaaaatcctgcttatagtttacaaagccttaaataatcttgctttatgttatatttcggaatgtcttgcACCTTACaatccaaatcgtaaccttagatcttcaaatgagtgtctgcttagaattccaagagctaaacttaaaagtagtggtgagacggccttctgctgttatgcacctaaaatctggaatagcttgccaataggaatttgccaggctaatacagtggagcgctttaaaacactgctgaaaacacattactttaatatggctttctcatagcttcattttagcttaatcctgatgctctgtatattcaattaattaattatcatgattattcatggtggctccaaaatccgtactaatccctactttctcttctgtcctTTTTACGGTTTTCTGCGGTGGCAAcctacgccaccaccacctgatcaaagcacggTGATGTCCctaacattgatggattaaaggcaagAAGTCCACaagaccgtcatcatcaagttcttccattagaaccctgaataccatgaggactgattgaggtcatttatgttaggtagaatgcctagagggggctgggcggtctcgtggcctggaacccctgcagattttatttttttctccagccatctggagttttatttttattttttttctgttctccctggccatcggaccttactttttttatatgttagtattcccttattctaatttttattattttgtcttttttctttttcttcatcatgtaaagcactttgagctgcataatgtgtatgaaaatgtgctatataaataaatgttgttgttgcaactgctcatttagacaagccacattcattttggaacaaagtgctttggactttggatgagacaaaaattgagttatttggtcataacaaaaagctctttgcatggtggaaaaggaacaccacattccaagaaaaacacctgctacctactgtcaaatttggtggaggttccatcatgctgtggggctgtgtggctagttcagggactggggcccttgttaaagtcgagggtcagatgaattcaaccgaatatcaacaaattcttcaggataatgttcaagcatcagtcacaaagttgaagttacgcaggggttggatattccaacaagacaatgatccaaaacacagctcgaaatctacaaaggcattcacgcagagggagaagtacaatgttctggaatggccgtcacagtcccctgacattgaatatcatcaaaaatccaTGGGAtggtttgaagcaggctgtccatgctcggcagccatcaaatttaactgaactggagagattttgtatggaagaatggtcaaaaatacctccatctagAATCCAGACACTATAGGCTATAGGAGGTATCTACtgtagaggctgttatatttgcaaaaggaggctcaactaagtattgatgtaatatctctgttggggtgcccaaatgtatgcatcTGTAtacttttgttatgatgcatattgcatattttctgttaatccagtaaagttaatgtcactgctgaaatactactgtttccataaggtatattatatattaaaaggaagttgctactttgaaagctcagccaatgataaacaaaaatccaaagaattaagtggggttcccaaactttttcatatgactgtatctggaGAGGCATGGTTAACTTTACTACTTGTGGAAAAGCTCTGAAAGCTAAGTGTTCTACTCTAATAGAATCACTCCTTATTTTGTGCACTGTTCaaactgtgaaaagaaaaaaacagtctaAAGAACACAAATGAGAAACAACTGCAGTTCTTGGGATGACTTTACTTCCTTTTTTTGGAGCAGTGTCcaattttgacattaaaaaaaaaaaacacttgacatTTTAGGAAGTCACCCCAACCCAGCATGCCACCAAATACTTGCTGTCATTCGTACCAGACATTtttttgtgagattctttatTTTAGTACAGATTTTCCTCAACAGGCTTACAAGCTATGTCAACAAGACACCAGCCCAAACATgaaataatagaattaaatcatTTATGTCCAACTCAAAGCAAGCAATATACCTGTACATTGATTTATTCATGAGAATGCTGGCATATTACTGTTATCTAATGTCTTTCACAACTCCCTTTAGGTGCCACTTAACTTTCATGGTCTCatgtaataaatatacaaatttatgtaattttaaaattggcGTGGGGCTTTGGTTATACTTAAAGTGTATTAACTTGTTTGACAAAGCAGCACACGCTTGACCAGTATAATGGACTGCAAAAACACTAGTTAAAAACACTGAGTATCACTGCATAGACTTCAGCAGGGGGTCGCATGGTTAGTGATGTCTATTTATTGCCTTTCAAAGTACAGTAATTGCATGGCAACACATTTACAATGACAAAATGTACTGAtattttaaatcatattaatcAGTTGCCTGAGGGCTAGGGGGACCAACATAATTTTCTGGCAAAAATGGTGACAAGAACCTTTCAAAACATGCTTGATTTAATTTTGGTGTGCTAAAAGCAAGACAACATGTGGCTTATTatgtcttttatatattttatattggggATTCAAAGCTAtactattgttaaataaaaaactcAACCTCATCAAAGGATAGAGATCTTCAACCTAATAGGAAGTAACAGAGTGGACACTAAAGGCAAAACCGACGGCTGCAACAGAAGACTTTTTTATGCGCAATTAAATCATCTTCATCAAACTCAAAAAGGGTAATAAAAAATTGTGGTGGTCATCATTCTTAGGTTAAGAgcttatctttcttttttgttacttGCTGTGATGCTATGGTTGAAGTTTCCAGTCTCACTTATGGAATATGTCATTAGCCAGAAGAACAGAACTTCTGCAGCAACTGTGATATCATTAGAGATCTACAATTTCAGTACTTGGATTGACCTGGATAATGTAAACAGAGTGTGCTCAGGAGGTGCATGGAGGCAGCCTTGCCCAGATAaacaaaaatttgtatttttgaactACTGAAGACTATGGACAGCCAGATATGAATTTTCAGTAGGTTTTATCTTCCTAGGGTTCATTTAGCTCTCCCCCCCCTCATGTCATTTAGCTATAGCTAATTATtaaaaaactatatacagtaattggcATAAGTTGGAAAACTGGCTAGTGGTTTTTAAGCAAATTGTGTTATcctgtatattgtatttatatttttgcttttagtATTATTATACTTAAAAAGACAATACATAAATTTTTCAGGTCAACAGTGTTAATCAGAATTTATAAAAGAGTCATGGAGAAGGAGATCTAACAGCTGATCTCACAAACAGAAACAAGCAAATGTTAAGTTCTACACTAGCTTGTAAAAACTGTCAAAACAAATCACAGAATTGCTTAAAATCTATGATTGTTGTGTCTAGGGTATTATGATGATTTGCAAACTTTGCATTTGCTCGGACAAGGATAGCCTGCATGATTGGAAAAGGAACCAGAAATCCATAATTTCAGCAATATGATACCTAACAATCATCATACCTCCTTGCCAAAGATTTATTTCCAGTTAATGAAAAGATATTTAGGAGGAACAAGAGATAAACAACTAATCATCCCAAACAGGCAGTGTTGCATGGCATTGCATAAatcatcaatttaaaaaaaacaatgtatgaGTTCCATCTAAAGAAATGcagaagaatgaaaataaaaagagtgcaTTGCTATACAGATGACACAAACCAACAGATCTAAGTAGTAACCACATACCAAATGGGAATGTGTCTGGAGATTATTACATGCATTAATTAAATGCCAAACTAACAGTCAAATTAAGGATACAAGGGGGCCATAAACCATCCAAGATGCATTAGGCACAACGCTGGTACAAACGCTAGATGGTGTTGTTCCtactgaaaacatttatttagaaaattaatgtTAACGCCCCATTTTGTTTGTGCACATACGTGTATAATTTTAGTTAGTATGTTTTAAAGAGTAAAGGTTTTACTACTTTCACCACTATAAGTCTTTGTACTAGCCCCTGCCTGGTTCTTTAAAGTATTGTATAAAGTACATCCTCTGAAAGAGAACTGTAGTTTGGCAACATTTGTAACATACTCAAATGACAACATGTGCATAAAAAGGTTAATACAGTTAAACTTAATCAACTgtacatctattttttatttaaataatactgtatCTTGTTACATCATGTATATTTGAGATAATCAGTATTGtgcacaatacagtacagtaaggccggggttatacttcatgcgacgcgaTGTATGCTGCAGCAGATGCTCCTGCTAAGCAAGTGTTgtggtgtttatacttgcgcacgtactttacgtaaatctggaagaatccaccaggtggcagtgcaagatattatcacggtgagaacatattcggtttttctgtgttgtgaattgcctagaacacccattaaattccgatgacaccttaccccaatctctctgaaaaggatgtttaatgattaaatccatcaatccagggatgtgtccgtTTCAGCAAGCAAGGGGCAgaaagtgagaaacaatccctggacaaggcctCAGCTAATTGCAAGGTggatacaagcacacacatacactagcgtaaTTTttgtggcaccaaatccccaaattaGCATATCTTTGGATGGAAACTTGAGCATagtgtggaatccaagcagggaataccagcgacattactccctgcgagacagcagtgctaccgctacgtcactgtgtcacccccatgtgtgtaattaacaacagtattcattatttcaattaatgatttatctgtaaaatgcaacatacacactttaatgcatttcatcatacaagttttatctatactaataaaaggcaaagccctcactgactgaccgactcactcactcactcctaattctccaagttcccgtgtaggtagaaggctgaaatttggcaggctcattccttacagcttccttacaaaagctgggcaggtttcaattcgaaattctacgcgtaatggtcataactgaaagctatttttctccatttactgtaatggagttgagctcgaaagccgtgtgacatcatcacgcctcccacgtaatcacgtgaactgactgtccaTGCAGTAcctagaaaaccaggaagagctccaaaaagcgctgaagaaaacatgcattatacaattgagaaggcagcgaaacagtaagaagcgagcgagtcacacccagaaccatattcatgagtgcagctacttaggaaacaaagcacggtgtaaacctaacgtttaaattaagttcatagacaggctgccgctggcatttgtcatgcccagggctaatgcaggatacaagtttaatgagaggacgcaggatatatatacgagagttttgatcactttgtaagcaagttaaaattactggtgaagggctgtgcttatgcaaattccgagagactgtctttgaggggagattgacagttaaggtgggtgggagagtcacgtcatcatctcccctcccattcacctaatttcgctgtgatgtagatgtatatgtatatatactgtatatatgtg encodes the following:
- the sft2d3 gene encoding vesicle transport protein SFT2C, which produces MADLNRQLQEYLAQSKSGAKSSATLNSSTVDIGKIEPTSTKEDSWFGRWSSPFSKTEHGGHGQSSGFSWTWTSEPDPCLPGMSRSHRLVAFALCVLMSALCFGLSALYVPVLLLKARKFALLWSLGSLFALAGVAILRGPSTFFSAPSPGAAVYLCALGGTLYAALGLHSTLLTALGAAVQVAAIVAYLVSLLPGGSAGIRFAGGMMATVLRRTVSGKILPV